One window from the genome of Cryptomeria japonica chromosome 6, Sugi_1.0, whole genome shotgun sequence encodes:
- the LOC131042327 gene encoding uncharacterized protein LOC131042327: MNPTLSTSGPIGHSRGRQSLSSFGDNEGEASGTPVRSDPNFFVPRNVPGAQPSLEGTGWNREKHEQARIAASNFWFYNNLSFNAANNVYWESFVNACTVAGKGFKAPTGHDFSGPLLEKAVQNTQGVVDDQKRYWKRKGCSILFDGWTDGRNRTLLNFLVASNGAMVFIKSVDASNEIKNAETLCNLLDGVVREVGVENVVQIITNNAAAYVSAGRMLMDRHPSITWSPCAAHCLDLVLEDIGKIGWVKKVVEDAKSVTKFIYNHTWVLALMRKHTNGKDLVRPGVTRFANHFITLQSILSAIPHLKQMFVSDAWLGSAYSKRPEAEKIVSIVFDEGFNKSGEELTAVTEPLVRVLRMVDGEGMPMGFIYEAMSRAKEAISHYYRGNTRKCEILWRIIDRRWTNQLHQPIHAFAYFLNPKFYFSDSFRADEEVMAGVITCIDKMTLDPELRDKVLDELEIYKSAEGRLFSSQLAIDRRGKQQPDLWWENYGAGTPNLQKIAIRVLSQPCSASGCEQNWSVFESIHTKKRNRLSQKRLNDLVFVRYNLCLRFR; the protein is encoded by the exons atgaatcccacattgtccacttcgggtcccattggtcacagtcggggtcgtcagtcactttcatcttttggtgacaatgagggtgaggctagtggtactcctgttagatcagaccctaatttttttgtaccacgcaatgttccaggtgcacaaccttcacttgaaggtacaggatggaatagagagaagcatgaacaagcacggatagcagcttcaaacttttggttttacaataatctatctttcaatgcagcaaacaatgtgtattgggaaagTTTTGTCAATGCATGTACAGTggcgggtaaggggtttaaggccccaacaggtcatgactttagtgggccattgctagagaaagctgtGCAAAATACACaaggtgtggttgatgatcagaaaaggtattggaagagaaaaggatgcagcattttatttgatggatggacagatggacgaaataggactcttctcaacttcttggtggcttcaaatggtgcaatggtattcataaagtctgttgatgcctcaaatgaaataaaaaatgcagagactttgtgtaatctgttggatggtgtggttcgggaagttggagttgagaatgttgtccaaattatcacgaacaacgcagctgcatatgtatctgcaggtagaatgcttatggataggcatccttcgattacatggagtccttgtgctgcacattgcttggacttggtgctagaggacattgggaagattggatgggtgaagaaggtggttgaagatgcaaaaagtgtcaccaaattcatctacaaccatacttgggtgcttgctttgatgagaaaacacacaaatggcaaggaccttgtgcgacctggagtgacacgatttgctaaccacttcatcactttgcagagcattcttagtgccattcctcatcttaagcagatgtttgtgtcagatgcttggttggggtctgcatactccaaaagacctgaagcagagaagattgtgagcattgtttttgatgaagggttcaataaaagtggagaggagttgactgcg gtgacagaacctttggtaagggttcttcgtatggtggatggagagggcatgccaatgggtttcatttatgaggccatgtctagggccaaagaggccatttcacattactatcgtggaaatacaagaaaatgtgaaatcctttggcgcatcattgatcgtaggtggacaaaccaactccaccaaccgatacatgccttcgcctactttttgaacccgaaattctacttctctgattcatttagggctgatgaggaggtcatggcaggtgttattacatgcattgataagatgacacttgatcctgagttgagagacaaggttcttgatgagttggag atctacaaaagtgcagaggggagactcttctcatcacaactagcaattgataggagaggaaaacaacaaccag atttatggtgggagaattatggtgccggcacgcctaatcttcaaaagatagctatccgtgttttgtctcagccatgcagtgcttctgggtgtgaacaaaattggagtgtctttgagagcattcacacaaagaagagaaatagattgtcacaaaagcggctcaatgatctagtatttgttcGGTACAACCTTTGCCTTCGATTTAGAtag